The sequence AAAACAACGGAACAAATATCCAGTCCATGGACCGTCAGCCTCCTGGATTGAGCGTTGGGCGCTATTTCACGCGCGCGGGGATCGAGCCGCTCGACGAGCCGGAGAGTGAGCAGCGCGACAGCGTGATCAGCAATCCGGACGGGTCGGTCGTGTTCGAGCTCAAGGGAATCGACGTCCCGCGCGCGTGGTCCCAGCTGGCCACCGACATCGCCGTGTCCAAGTACTTCCGTAAGGCTGGTATCAAGGGGGACCCGAACCGGGGCGAACGGAGCGCACGCGAACTCGTGCATCGCGTAACGCGCACGATCCGCGACGCGGGAGAACGGCTGGGTGGCTATTTCGAGGGCCGCGACGATGCCGAGGTCTTCGAGGCGGAGCTCAGCTACCTGCTGATCCATCAGATGGCGGCCTTCAACTCGCCGGTCTGGTTCAACTGCGGGCTGTTCCAGCGCTACGGAATCGAAGGCAGCGGCGGCAACTTCGCATGGGACCCCGACACCGACTCCATCCTTGAGACCGCGAATGCATACGAGCGGCCACAGTGCTCGGCCTGTTTCATCCAGAGCGTGTCCGACGACTTGATGTCGATTTACGAGCTCGTCAAGACCGAGGCTCGTCTGTTCAAGTACGGGTCGGGCACGGGCACCAACTTCAGTCCGCTCAGGGGTCGCCAGGAGAAGCTCTCTGGCGGCGGCACGTCCTCGGGGCTCATGAGCTTTCTCGAAGTTTTCGACCGCGCAGCGGGTGCCACCAAATCGGGAGGCACCACGCGCCGTGCCGCCAAGATGGTTTGCCTGGACATGGATCATCCGGAAATCGTCGATTTCATCCAGTGGAAGGTCAAGGAAGAGCACAAGGCGCGTGCCATGATCGCTCAGGGCTACGTGGCGGACTTCAACGGCGACGCCTACCACACGATCTCGGGACAGAACTCGAACAACTCGGTGCGCGTTACCAACGCTTTCATGCGTGCGGTCGAAAGCGACGGCGAGTGGCACACGCTGGCGCGCACCACCGGGCAAGCGACGGAAACCCACCGCGCGCGACAGCTGTGGAAGATGATCGCCGAGAGTGCCTGGTCCTGCGCCGATCCCGGTGTACAGTACGACACCACCATCAACGATTGGCACACCTGCCCCAGCACCGACCGGATCAACGCTTCCAATCCGTGCTCGGAGTACATGTTTCTAGACAACTCGGCCTGCAACCTGGCTTCGATCAACCTCGCGAAGTACCTGCGTCCCGACGGCAGCTTCGATGTCGCGGGCTACAAGCACAGCATTCGTGTGCTGGTCATGGCCATGGAAATCCTGGTCGATTTCGCCTCCTACCCGACGGCCGAAATCGCGAAAAACAGCCACGACTACCGGCCTCTCGGACTTGGTTTCGCCAACCTCGGCACGCTCTTGATGAGGCTCGGTGTTCCGTACGACAGTGCCAGGGGGCGTGCCATCTGTGGGGCGCTGACCGCCGTGCTTTGCGGTGAAGCGTATAAGGCCTCTGCGGAGATGGCCGGCGAGAAGGGCCCATTCCCGGGATTCGAGGCTAACCGGGAGCCCATGCTGCGGGTGATGCGCAAACATCGCGACAAGAGCTTTCAAATCGAGTCGCTCGCCGGCTGCCCCGAGCCGACGCCTGTGTCCATGCGTTGCCCCCAGGACCTGCTCGAGGCGGCTCGAGCGAGCTGGAACGAGGCGGTCGCGCTCGGCGAGCGCAACGGGTATCGCAACGCACAGGCCACGGTGCTGGCGCCTACGGGGACGATAGGTCTGTTGATGGACTGCGATACCACGGGCATCGAGCCCGACTTCGCGCTCGTGAAGTTCAAGAAGCTCGCGGGGGGTGGCCACTTCAAAATAGTGAATCAGAGCGTTCCCGCGGCCCTCGAGCGACTGGGCTACACACAGGCTCAGATCGCGGAAATGGTCGCGTACGTGAGCGGATCAAACACCTTTGCTGCTGCGCCTCACGCTTCGCGCAAGTGGCTGCACGAGCGCGGCCTGCTGCCTGCCGAGATCGAGCGTGCCGAGCGTTCGCTGAGCTCGGTTTTCGATGTCTCGCAGGCACTGGCACCGTGGGTGATCGGCACCCAGGCCTACGAGCGTCTAGGGATTGCGCGCGAGAGCTTCGAAGCACCTGGCTTCAGCCTGTTTCGGCATTTTGGCCTGTCAACGGCGGCGATCGACGAGCTAAACGACCACGTGATCGGACGCATGACCCTGGAGGGCGCGCCCCACCTCGAGCAGGAGCACCTGGCCGTATTCGATTGCGCCAATCGTTGTGGCAGCAAGGGTCAACGCTTCCTGTCGCCCATGTCGCACCTGCGTATGATGGCCGCGGCTCAGCCGTTTCTTTCGGGCGCGATTTCCAAGACAGTCAACCTGCCGCACGAAGCCACGGTGCAGGAAGTAGCGGATATCTATCTCGAGGGCTGGAAGCTGGGGCTCAAGGCGATCGCGCTCTACCGCGACGGCTGCAAGGCTTCTCAGCCCCTGTCCACTGGAGAGCAGGAGGCTCGAGATACCCAGCAGGAGCCCGATACCGCTGCGGCCTCCAGCGCTGCGGCGGAGCAGGCGGTCCCGGCAACGGTCGTCGAAGGCCAAACGCCACCGCACACCGTCCGTCACCGCTTGCCCAAGAAACGCTCAGGCTTCACGCAGGAGGCGCGCGTTGCGGGACACAAGATCTTCCTGCGAACTGGAGAATACACCGATGGCTCCCTCGGTGAGATCTTCATCGACATGCATAAGGAAGGTGCCGCCTTCCGATCGCTGATGAACTGCTTTGCCATCAGCGTATCGATGGGCCTTCAACACGGCGTGCCCCTGCAGTCCTTTGTCGAGCAGTTTACGTTCACCCGTTTCGAGCCCCAGGGCCCGGTCAAAGGGCACCCGAACGTCAAGTTCGCGACATCCATGATCGACTACGTCTTTCGCGTGCTCGGCATCGAGTATCTGCAGCGCTATGATCTGGCACACGTACCGCCGGAGGAGATCCGTGCCGACATGGAGGATCCGACCACCGACGCCAGCGCAGTGGTTCAGGCCAAGCGCGCCGCCGGCAACGAAGCTCCGCACGCGCCAACCGAGATTTCGACCAAACAGGTAGGTCTCTTCGAGTCCCACGGCGCCTCGTCCGGCAGCGCGCTCGACAAGCAACTGGGCGAGATGATGGGGGACGCACCCATGTGCGATCAGTGCGGTCACATCACCGTGCGCAACGGCGCCTGCTATAAGTGTTTGAACTGTGGCAACTCCATGGGCTGCAGCTAACGTTCCTGTCCACAATGGCGCCATAGCGGCTTACCTCCTCGAAAAAAAGTCCTCGAAATAGCGCTGCTATTCCTGCGGTTTTTTCTGCGGGGGCGCTCGCTCTGGCATCCATTTTGGACAGGAACGCGGGCTCTCCGCGGGACACAATGGCGCCATAGCGGGTTGCCTTTCTGGTACACTTCGGCACCATGCCGTGTCTGAAGTGGATGGCAGCCGAGGGTCCGCCTCAGGTCTTTCCCATACGAAAGAAGATCGTCAGCATAGGTAGGGCGGGCGGCAACGACGTGTGCCTGCAGGCTCCGGGGCTGGCTGACTACCATGCGCAGATCGTGTTTGACGGCCGCGATTTCAATCTGAACGAGGTCGATCGCGAGGGCGAGCTGCGCATCAACGGCAAGAAGAAGCGCCGGAGCAAGCTGGTTCATGGGGACCAACTCAGCGTGGGTTCGGCGAGCCTGAGCTTTTCCCTCTACGATGAGCTCACGGACATCGATTCGAAGTCGCGCGACGCCTCCACCGAGCTCGGGGGACTCGTCAAGCTGTACGAGTTCAGTCAGCGTCTGATGGAGCTCGACAGTGTCAACGAGCTGCTCGAGGCGCTGATGGATGCGGTCATCGAGGTCACACATGCCGACAAAGGCTTTCTGATTCTGGTGCAGAACGACGAACCCAGAGTTACGGTTGCCCGCAACCTAAGGCAGCAAAACCTGTCGGACAGCGTGCAGCATCTGTCAGACAGCATTCTGCGCAACGTGATACAGGAGCGCAAGCCGCTCATTGTCAGCGATGCACTGCACGACGAGCATTTCAAGACCAGCGAAAGCGTGATGAACCTCAAGCTGTGCTCGGTCATGTGCGCGCCGCTGCTCTCGCAGGGGCAATTACTCGGCCTGCTGTACGTCGGAAACGACAACGTCGTCAATCTCTTCGAGGAGGGCAGCCTCGACGTATTGACGATTTTTGCTGGCCAGGCATCGCTCATTCTTCAGAACGCGCTGCTGCTTGACCAGCTGAAGACCGACCGCGACCAGTTGAAAGAGAAGCTCGACGCGCAGCGCTTTGGCGATATCGTGGGCACGTGTCCACCGATGCTGAGTGTATT comes from Pseudomonadota bacterium and encodes:
- a CDS encoding sigma 54-interacting transcriptional regulator; protein product: MPCLKWMAAEGPPQVFPIRKKIVSIGRAGGNDVCLQAPGLADYHAQIVFDGRDFNLNEVDREGELRINGKKKRRSKLVHGDQLSVGSASLSFSLYDELTDIDSKSRDASTELGGLVKLYEFSQRLMELDSVNELLEALMDAVIEVTHADKGFLILVQNDEPRVTVARNLRQQNLSDSVQHLSDSILRNVIQERKPLIVSDALHDEHFKTSESVMNLKLCSVMCAPLLSQGQLLGLLYVGNDNVVNLFEEGSLDVLTIFAGQASLILQNALLLDQLKTDRDQLKEKLDAQRFGDIVGTCPPMLSVFRTVEKVAPTEVSVLITGETGTGKELIARELHRRSTRAGGPFVVINCGAIPDNLIESELFGHVRGAFTGAVATRSGKFQLADGGTLFLDEIGELPVALQVKMLRALQEKVVFKVGEAKPEPVDIRIVAATNRELIGEMKLGNFREDLYYRLNVVNLHLPPLRERGDDVVVLSRYLLAKFSKEFGSRVKGFTPNAMIAIRKYPWPGNVRQLENRIKKAIVMCEKSLVGPEDLDLFPEALAPIRTLAQAREDFQRRYIAEVLERNAGNRTKTARDLGVDPRTIFRYLERDPELKEPAG
- a CDS encoding vitamin B12-dependent ribonucleotide reductase; amino-acid sequence: MDRQPPGLSVGRYFTRAGIEPLDEPESEQRDSVISNPDGSVVFELKGIDVPRAWSQLATDIAVSKYFRKAGIKGDPNRGERSARELVHRVTRTIRDAGERLGGYFEGRDDAEVFEAELSYLLIHQMAAFNSPVWFNCGLFQRYGIEGSGGNFAWDPDTDSILETANAYERPQCSACFIQSVSDDLMSIYELVKTEARLFKYGSGTGTNFSPLRGRQEKLSGGGTSSGLMSFLEVFDRAAGATKSGGTTRRAAKMVCLDMDHPEIVDFIQWKVKEEHKARAMIAQGYVADFNGDAYHTISGQNSNNSVRVTNAFMRAVESDGEWHTLARTTGQATETHRARQLWKMIAESAWSCADPGVQYDTTINDWHTCPSTDRINASNPCSEYMFLDNSACNLASINLAKYLRPDGSFDVAGYKHSIRVLVMAMEILVDFASYPTAEIAKNSHDYRPLGLGFANLGTLLMRLGVPYDSARGRAICGALTAVLCGEAYKASAEMAGEKGPFPGFEANREPMLRVMRKHRDKSFQIESLAGCPEPTPVSMRCPQDLLEAARASWNEAVALGERNGYRNAQATVLAPTGTIGLLMDCDTTGIEPDFALVKFKKLAGGGHFKIVNQSVPAALERLGYTQAQIAEMVAYVSGSNTFAAAPHASRKWLHERGLLPAEIERAERSLSSVFDVSQALAPWVIGTQAYERLGIARESFEAPGFSLFRHFGLSTAAIDELNDHVIGRMTLEGAPHLEQEHLAVFDCANRCGSKGQRFLSPMSHLRMMAAAQPFLSGAISKTVNLPHEATVQEVADIYLEGWKLGLKAIALYRDGCKASQPLSTGEQEARDTQQEPDTAAASSAAAEQAVPATVVEGQTPPHTVRHRLPKKRSGFTQEARVAGHKIFLRTGEYTDGSLGEIFIDMHKEGAAFRSLMNCFAISVSMGLQHGVPLQSFVEQFTFTRFEPQGPVKGHPNVKFATSMIDYVFRVLGIEYLQRYDLAHVPPEEIRADMEDPTTDASAVVQAKRAAGNEAPHAPTEISTKQVGLFESHGASSGSALDKQLGEMMGDAPMCDQCGHITVRNGACYKCLNCGNSMGCS